One Campylobacter concisus genomic window, TTGTTTTGGAGTCGCTCCCTTTTTGCTTGATTTTAAAATTTCATATTGCAATTTTGATTTTGTCGTTTTTACATTTTTATTTTTTGCATTTTTATCCATAAAAGCCTTGCCTTGCTTTAAATTCTCTTTAAGTATGGCGGCTTCTTTTTCTTTTACTATCTTGTCTAAATTTTCGGCTCTTTTGTTTAGTAGCTTTGCTATCTCATCATCGCTTAGTTTTAGCTCTCCTTTTAGTGCATCACTAAAACCTTTGATAACGGCCTCAGCATCGTAGCTAATGCCTATTTGTTTTTGTTCAAGTAACCCTTTTAAAACATATCCACCACTTGTTGCTCCCATAGCATAAGACTCATTTGAATCTACATTTGCAAGCAAGCCAGAAGCACTTAAGCTAAGAAGTAGCGTAAATTTTAAAACCTTATTTTTCATATCGGACCCTTAAGATTAAAGGGGCTAAAACTAGCCCCTAAATGCTATAAATT contains:
- a CDS encoding FKBP-type peptidyl-prolyl cis-trans isomerase; protein product: MKNKVLKFTLLLSLSASGLLANVDSNESYAMGATSGGYVLKGLLEQKQIGISYDAEAVIKGFSDALKGELKLSDDEIAKLLNKRAENLDKIVKEKEAAILKENLKQGKAFMDKNAKNKNVKTTKSKLQYEILKSSKKGATPKQESIIIANYKASFIDGKVFDETKEAPAHLSMLNLIPGLEEGLMLMKEGDKFKFVIPPELAYGNSGMEGIPGGETIVFEIELVKVLKPGELAEAAKKIHEKELNEGIKKPH